The sequence below is a genomic window from Arthrobacter sp. U41.
TTGAGACCTTCTCCACAGAGGCGCAGCGTCTTGCCGGTGGCAACTCCATCGACCGCAAGTTCAAGGACTTCAACGACACCGAATTCCTTAACGCTTACTACCGCGCACAGATCGAAGAGTACGCCCGCAAGTCCGATCAGAAGGCCCTCCTTCACATCGTGACTAACGCTGCTTCTGTAGTGGCCGGAACTGTCCCAACAGGCGTATCCGCAACCGCTGCTGCAATCGTTGACGGCGCTCTCCAGATCATCTCCGATGACCTAGCTACTCCGTCCGCTGCAATCGTTCCGGTTTCCATGTACCGCGAGCTGCTTCTTTCCCGCAATGACGATTCCCTCCAGTACCTCAGCTCTGCTCTTGGTCTTGAAGGTGGCTCACTTGCCGGATTCAACATCATCCCTTCCGCAGATGTTGCCGCAGTGCACGTTATCTCCAAGCCTTCCGCAGTCTTCTACGAGCTTGCCGGTACTCCGGTACGCGCTGAAGTTGAGACTCCTGTGAATGGCGGATTCGATACCGCAATCTTCGGTTACTACGCATCCGTACAGCTTGACGCGCGCGGCATTGTCCGCGTTGACGCTCCGGTTGTTCCGTAATTACTAAATCTCACCTAAAGAAAGGAGCGTAAGCCATGTGGAATGACCTACTCGATAGCACATTCATTGAAGAATATTGGTCCGAGGCCGCAGAACTTTCAAACCTCGTACTGGAATCCCTGTTCGATGCGGCTCATGAAGTTTGTGTGGCTTACGCTCCTCTTCTTCCGGCTGAAGCACCTGTCCCGGTGAGCTACAAGCTTGCCGAGATTATGCAGGCCCGCCACATCTGGACGCAATTTGCCGGGGGTAATAGGGATGAGATGGGCACAGACGGTTTCACCGTGACTGTTTACCCTCTTGTCTTTGCTGCCCGTGACTTGCTCCGTCCGAAGACCAGCCCTTTAAGGAAGCTAGGCCGATGAGCGATCTAACACTACGCGAGAAGGTAGCTTCTCAGATCAAATCAGATAACCCCGAATTCATTGTCAAGGCCTTTGCTGCCGCAGCTCCCGATAACCTCGGAGCGGGCAAGGTACAGGTAGCCGTATGGCGAGAATCCCTCGCTCCTAATCAGCTATCGCTTGATCATAACCTCACCGTTCAAGTTCTAACTAAAGTCGCTAATACCCTAAAGGGCGAAGAGGCTCTAGATATTGCGTTGGATGGGGTGCTTCTTTCAATCGAGAGAATGCCGGGTGTCCTCTGGACTAATGCAGAGCGAGCGGTATTCGATGAGAAGTATGTCGGATATCAGCTAACTCTTAAAATTGTCTCCCCTAATGTTTACAAAACTCTTGTTCGAGAAGAACAGAAAGCAGTATAAGCCATGAGCAATCCCCTATTCATGAAGTCAGCAACTTTGACTATCGACGGAATTTCGTTCGAAGACCTCGTTTCAAACGTTGTATTCACTCCTACAACTCCTACAACTTCCTTCAAGGGAATTTCCGGAAACGTTGCTACATCAATCGGTTCCACCGAATGGGCCGTTACCTTCGATTACGCGCAGTCCTTTGACACTGCCGGTTCCCTTGCACTGAAGCTCTTCAATGACTCCGGTGAAAAGGTCTCCGTTATCTTCAAACCTGAGGGTGCCGCTGCTGCAACTACCGTTACAGCAACCGTGACGCTCCTACCGGGCACCATGGGAGGCGCTGTTGATGCAGCTTCAACCTCCTCTGTAACCCTGCCTGTTGATGGCAAGCCTGTAATCGTTCCGGCAACTGCCTAAGTCCGATGTTTGAAGCAGATGAGGCCCGCCTTCGCGAGGCACGAAAACTCTTCCGCAAGTTGCCTTCTGAGATCAGGAATGACCTCAGGAAGTATCAGCGTGCGGAGGCGGGTCCTATCTGGAAGCAGGAAGTAGCAGCTAAGGCGGGAGCTACCAAGCTCTCAGCTAAGACCTTCAAGAGCGGTAACACCGTGAAGGCTGGAGCGGTAATCACGCTCAAGGCCGGTGGCTCCAATAAGAAGCTTTCCGGTGGCGCTACCCCGGCTGAGCTAGTCCGTCCTGCCGAGTTCGGTTCCGGACGTAGGGACAACTACACGAAGTACCGCAGACGCTCCCCTAACGGCAAAGTCCACACCGTTACCCGCAGATCCTCTCGCCAGCTTCCTACCCGCAGACGCGGCGGATATGTCATCTACCCGGCTGCTGGACGCTCAATCTCACGTATTACCTCACTGTCTGTTCAGACCGTGACCAAAAGAATTTATCTCTCCATAGGAGGTTAGCCGTGGCTGGACGCCCAATTGAAATCCCGATTACCGTTGATTCTGACGGAGCCGAAAAAGGCGTTAGCAATGTTGCTGATTCTTTTGAGGAGTTGGAAGACAATCTCAAAGACGTAAACAAGGCAAGCGAAAAGGCCGCTAAGGGTATGTCTGACGATATGTCGGACGCTGCCAAGAAAATTGACCGTGACCTCACGCAGTCTTTAAAAGAGGTTGAGGACCAAGCTAAGACCACCGGCAAATCCGTTGGTAAGAACGTCAAGGACGGCGCTGACAAAGCCGGAGAAGGCTTCGAGCAAATGTCCGAAGATGCCAACTCCAACGCACGAGAAGTTGCCGCATCCTTTGACGGTTCCGCAGAGTCTTTGGTTGACGGGTTCCAAGGTGCTGCCGCTGAGATGTTCTCAGGGTTCGGACCTGCCGGGGCCGTTGCCGGTCTGGCCGTTGCTGCCGGTTTGGGTATTGCCATGGCCGCACTTCAGGGTAATGCAGACCTCATCAATGAGAACAAAGAGAAGATGCTTGACCTTGCTCAGACGGTCAGGGACAACGACGGCACTCTCAGCATGGAAGATTACATCCAGTCCATGGAGGACTACGGATACGCAATTCAGGATTCGAAAGAATGGTTCGAATTCTTTCAGGCTGACGCAGTATCCGGATTTGAGAAGATCAGGGACGGCGCTGACAAGGCAGGCGTATCCATAAAGGATGCTTTTCTAGGTCAGTTCGGTTCCGCAGAAGACGCTAAGGACGTTCTCTCTGCTCTTGAAGATGAGTTGAAGGACCTTGAGTCTCAGACCGGCGATACCTCCTCTGCATTCGAGGCGTACGGCGGCGTAGTTGATATGACTGACCCTGCTATCCGTAATCAGATTGAGGGTAACAGGGAGCTATCCGAGACAGTCAAGAATCACATCAAGGAACTTGAAGCTGCCGAGGAAATTGAGCGCATCCGCAGGGAAGCAATTGAGGGGACCACTGAGGCAACCCTTGAAGATATCGATGCACTCCGAGAGCGCAATGACCTCATTCAGGAAGGCGTTACCTCAGAGCTTGACTACATGGATCAGGTTGTAGAAACCAACAAGACCATTGAGGAAAACGGCAAGACTCTCGATATCAATACACAGAAGGGCCGCGATAATCAGCGTGCCCTCATTGATCAGTCGGACGCTGCCCTTGATTGGGCGGAAAGCCAGCTAAAGGCCGGTGCATCTGCCGATGTCGTAGCCGAAAAACTTGGTACCCAGCGTGAAGCCCTGCTTCTCCAGCTTGACACCATGACCGGTAGCCGTGAGGAATCTATAAGACTTGCTGAGTCTTACGGTTTGATCCCTAAGGAAGTCATCACCGAAATCAAGACCAACGGTGGAGCTGAGACTAAGGCTGAAATTGAGGGTATCCCCGCAACCAAGGACACAACAGTATCCGTTGACGATGGCGGTACCACTGCCGCTGTTGAGGCACGCGTACAGGCCGTTAAGGACACCAACGTAAAAGTTGACGTTGACGACGAGTACACCGTAAAGGAAGTACAGAATCGCATTGACGGAATCCGAGGACGCGACGAAGTCAAGATTGATGTTGATGACGTTTACACAGTGTCCGAAGTGCAGAAGCGCATTGACGGAATTGACGGCAGAGACGTTGATATCAGTGTCCGCCTAACCAACCTTCAGGCCGTTAAAAACGAATTGGCATTCCTTACAATGCCGCGCACAGCCTACGTTGACATTGTTCAGCGCAGAGGACAGGAAGCCCCATAATGACTACCCTTACAGCAACTCCGGATATCGCTACAGCTTCCGTCCTGCTATCGATCACTAAGACCGCATCCGTTGCACGTATTGAGCGCACCGATATTAACGGCGTGCATGAGGTCCGTGTGCCCGCCTACACGCTTCCCAGCTACGGAACGGGCATTCTCCACATAACGGATTACGAGGCCGCACACGGTATCAATACGTACCGAGTGTACCACACTGGCTCAACCTCCGTAGCGGTCAGGGCCGCTATCTTGGGCCTGCCGCAGCCATGGGTCTTTGTTGCCACGCTTCCGGAGCTGTCCGTGACCGTTCCGCAGATCACTACCTATCAGTCTTCCCGTAGCTCTTCAACGATCCTTCACAAGGTCATTGACCGTAGGGAGCCTGTTGTGAATATGGGCAAGCTTGGTCTCCGTGAGGGACAGCTTGACATCTGGTGCCCGGACTACCTGAGCACTCGTGAGCTGGATACCGCGATTGATTCCGGTGAGATTCTGATGCTCCGTCAGACGGTTCCGGGACTCGATATGTGGTTCACGGTTTCCGATATCGACGTACAGCCGGTCTCTGAGGAAGGCGCTCTGACTCAGTACCGCTACTCCGTGCGCTTCCAAGAGGTCTCCCGTCCTAGCGGTTCCCTCAAGGGTGCACGCGGCTGGACGTATGAAGAGCTTGCTAACTCCTTTGCTACCTATGACGAGGTCACTGCTGCTTACGCAACTTACGGTGACTTGCTCATCAATAAGGAGTCCTAATGAGTACAGGAGACTTCAAGGCTGAGGCTGAGCAACTGATCAGGGGCAAGGTTGACCACCTGTTCAGGGCCGAGGCAATCCCTGCTTCCGGAAGCCCTTTCGAGCTGGACGTTATCTCTATCGGAATCGGATTCGATGAGGCATGGGTTCCGCACATTCAGGCAGACGTTACGTGCGCTCTTCCTGACGCTGAGAAGCTGGCTCTACTCGATGCCCGCCTAGGGTGCCGCGTGGAAATCACCACCGGTTACCGCTACGGCAAAGACGATGAGGAAAGCCATATGATGGCTAACCTT
It includes:
- a CDS encoding phage major capsid protein, translating into MASDFGNIEEALNTLSDAVDSLKTALSTDSEAPVEEPVTEETAVPEETPADSSDEEEDPFKKGLTAMETNAIPTALTASNGGSAKVTSFEQGVALIASAAKSRNRALIEAINDAGLAGEQNMFAALANVTNADSVGSSQATWLGEAWMQKAYQRKYAPLLTSGTLTGWKMEGWKFVQGPLVDDYAGFPAQVPTRTVSVETFSTEAQRLAGGNSIDRKFKDFNDTEFLNAYYRAQIEEYARKSDQKALLHIVTNAASVVAGTVPTGVSATAAAIVDGALQIISDDLATPSAAIVPVSMYRELLLSRNDDSLQYLSSALGLEGGSLAGFNIIPSADVAAVHVISKPSAVFYELAGTPVRAEVETPVNGGFDTAIFGYYASVQLDARGIVRVDAPVVP